The genomic DNA CGGGATTATGTCGTCCGTTCGTTCAATGAAGATAAGCCGTATGACCGCTTTTTGCTTGAGCAGATCGCGGGTGATGAATTGCTCGACGCCGAGCGGGCTTCAGTTGTGACCGAAGAGATGGTGAACAACTTAATCGCCACCGGATTTCTCCGCATGGGAATCGACCAGACAGGTTCCCGAACGATGAATTACGTCCCCGAACGCATTGGCGTCATTAGTGACGCGATACAAGTTCTGGGGTCAGGAGTCATGGGCCTGACGATGGGCTGTGCGCGTTGCCATTCACATAAATACGACCCAATTCCGCATCGGGATTACTATCGTTTCAAAGCGATTTTGAAGGGGGCTTTTGATGAACACGACTGGCTTAGCTTCAAGAATCGTAAGCTGAATATTGCGACGCAGGAACACCTGGAACGGATTCAGGCCGTCAACCCTCAAGTTCTGAAGGAACTGAAATCACTTCAAAATCAACTGAAGAAAGCGACAGCCGCCGCACAGATCGCGGTGCTGAAGTCCCATCATCCCGAACAGTCTGAAGCCGATCGCACAGCAACGCTGGCAGCTTTAAGAATCGCTGACAACAACCGCACACTCCCCCAGCGAATTCTTGTCGAAAAGCTGACCCGAGCCGATTTACTTCCGGATGAGGAACAACCGGAATCGGTCTTAGCTGCCCGCTTGAAAATTCAACAACTTGAAACCGAAATTCAACTCGTGCAGTCAAAGCTGGTGCCACCCGCGACGATTCGCGCGCTCTGGGATCGCGGACAACCGACGCCGACTTACGTTCTGCTACGAGGTGAACACAACAATCCCGGAACATTCGTGGGACCGGGGGTTCCGTCGGTCTTGACGGACGGTCAAACACCGTTTGAATATGCACCTCCCTTTCCGGACGGAACTCCGAAAACTGGTCAGCGACTTGCCTTTGCACGCTGGCTCACTCAACCAGATCATCCGTTAACAGCACGGGTGATGGTCAACCGGATTTGGTATCACCATTTTGGAACAGGAATCGTCGAGTCACTGGACAACTTTGGCAAGAAAGGAGAGCGGCCTTCGCACCCGGAATTGCTCGACTGGCTGGCGGTTGAGTTCATGGATCGTGGCTGGAGCATCAAAGAGATGCACCGTTTAATTATGAACTCGCAAACATATCGCCAAGCAAGTCGTGTGACCGAGCAACACCTGGAACGCGACCCGTCAAATCTCCTGCTTTCACGAATGCCCATGCGAAGAATGAACGCTGAAGCACTGCGAGATTCCATTCTGTTCATTTCGGGAAAACTCGACTTTTCACCCGGCGGCCCCCCTGATTCCGTATCGATCGATCGCGACGGGTTAGTCAGTGCGAATCCGACTTCCACCGGTGGCTGGCGGCGAAGTTTGTATGTCCAGTACCGCCGCACCGAAATTCCGACCATGATGGAAACATTCGACTACCCGGAGATGGGACCGAATTGTGTCTCACGGACGGTTTCGATTGTCTCGCCACAATCACTCATGCTGATGAACAACAGCCGAGTTTATGAACTTTCACAAATACTCGCAAAACGAGTCCGCGATGAACTGCCGGAATCGGATAAGGACAATCTCGAAAAACAGATTGAGCATGTTTACGAGCTAATGTTGTCTCGCCGCCCAACGGATCAGGAAAAACAGGTCGGAATCGAGGCGATCAAAGAGCTACAAATGCTCTCCGATGGAGAAACTCCTCAGCCATTAGAAACGTACTGCCACACGATTTTAAATTCCGCAGCCTTTTTGTATATCGATTAGCAACCAGGAATGATTGGCCCGTCGCTGGAGCGGGAAAGCACCAAGTTGTTTTCCATGCGTTGTCCCCCCGAACGAGCGGCTTGATCGATCTTTTTTTTGGTTACGGCAACAGAGGCCACGATAGGATTTCGGATGACGACTCAGCATACACGACGAGACTTCTTTTCCCGGACGAGCGATGGCCTCTTGGGCGCAGCGTTGACGCATCTCTTTTGTCAGGATTTCTTTGGAGGACAGTCCGCACTCGCCAAAGAGAAGGAACATCCCCCGGCAAATACTGTTCACACTCTTGAACCGAAGCCAACGCACCACCCCGCGAGTGCTACGTCTGTGATTCAGCTCTTCATGAATGGCGGACCCAGCCAGATGGACCTGTTTGACCCCAAACCGGTTCTGAACAAGTACGACGGCAAACCGTTCCCGGGAAGCGTCGAAGAACTTGGCAACACCAGCACAGCAGAAGTCGGCGTGGTGATGGGGGGCCAGTACAAGATGGCTCAGCATGGAGAGTCCGGGCAGTGGTTTGCGGACATCTTACCGCACACAGCGAAAATGGCAGACGACCTCTGCATGATCCACTCGATGTGGACCGACCACCCGAACCATGACAACGCCTTATACAAAATCCATAGCGGCCGGCTCTTCATGGGCTATCCAACTCTCGGAGCCTGGACCACTTACGGACTCGGAACCGAAAATCAAAACTTGCCTGCGTACGTTGTGTTAAATGATCCGCTAGGAATGCCGAAGAACGGAACTCGAAACTGGACAGCTGGCTTTTTGCCACCTTTATATCAGGGAACACGGCTGCGACCGACCGGGTCTCCAATTCTCAACTTGAAACAACAATACGATCAATCGACCGCTGTGACTGAATCAGCGACCAGATTGCTCAACCGGCTTG from Thalassoglobus polymorphus includes the following:
- a CDS encoding PSD1 and planctomycete cytochrome C domain-containing protein, whose amino-acid sequence is MPTNHFAVVVCCLLGSLFGSVSLADAAEVLFERDIQPIFTKNCGKCHSEKVRKGGLNASSMAGLVKGGESGESAIADSVDESMLWLMLDGGGMPPEDQPQLTQQELETIRLWLSQGAKSERPVSIEEEQLSQHDVLPILHLRCVSCHGAQRQDGKLDLRSPESILKGGESGPALIAGKPDESLMIQRVESEACPPHRLLLKFFVRRPPNSELEKLKEWIAAGAPVLDIKPDIATREPDLLVTDEDRQHWAFQPPKAASDKSSVDEFILSKLKENQLTFSPEADRSTLIRRAYIDLIGIPPSVAEWEKWRTSPAADWYPQMIEELLASPHYGERWGRYWLDVAGYADSEGGVSADPIRPVAWKYRDYVVRSFNEDKPYDRFLLEQIAGDELLDAERASVVTEEMVNNLIATGFLRMGIDQTGSRTMNYVPERIGVISDAIQVLGSGVMGLTMGCARCHSHKYDPIPHRDYYRFKAILKGAFDEHDWLSFKNRKLNIATQEHLERIQAVNPQVLKELKSLQNQLKKATAAAQIAVLKSHHPEQSEADRTATLAALRIADNNRTLPQRILVEKLTRADLLPDEEQPESVLAARLKIQQLETEIQLVQSKLVPPATIRALWDRGQPTPTYVLLRGEHNNPGTFVGPGVPSVLTDGQTPFEYAPPFPDGTPKTGQRLAFARWLTQPDHPLTARVMVNRIWYHHFGTGIVESLDNFGKKGERPSHPELLDWLAVEFMDRGWSIKEMHRLIMNSQTYRQASRVTEQHLERDPSNLLLSRMPMRRMNAEALRDSILFISGKLDFSPGGPPDSVSIDRDGLVSANPTSTGGWRRSLYVQYRRTEIPTMMETFDYPEMGPNCVSRTVSIVSPQSLMLMNNSRVYELSQILAKRVRDELPESDKDNLEKQIEHVYELMLSRRPTDQEKQVGIEAIKELQMLSDGETPQPLETYCHTILNSAAFLYID
- a CDS encoding DUF1501 domain-containing protein — encoded protein: MTTQHTRRDFFSRTSDGLLGAALTHLFCQDFFGGQSALAKEKEHPPANTVHTLEPKPTHHPASATSVIQLFMNGGPSQMDLFDPKPVLNKYDGKPFPGSVEELGNTSTAEVGVVMGGQYKMAQHGESGQWFADILPHTAKMADDLCMIHSMWTDHPNHDNALYKIHSGRLFMGYPTLGAWTTYGLGTENQNLPAYVVLNDPLGMPKNGTRNWTAGFLPPLYQGTRLRPTGSPILNLKQQYDQSTAVTESATRLLNRLDEIHRTQRPHTPELDARIASYGLAARMQMSASEALDLNRETAQTLSMYGVGEKATDSYARRCLLARRLVERGVRFVQIFLEEQPWDSHVDLASNHRGACERTDKPVAALLRDLKQRGLLDSTLVIWGGEFGRTPTSQKAGDVFTGRDHNMQAFTSWMAGGGVKPGMRYGTTDEFGHSVVEGPVSVHDFHATILHLLGLHHQELFYMRSGLEERLTGFEPPRVVEEIIA